A genomic segment from Echeneis naucrates chromosome 20, fEcheNa1.1, whole genome shotgun sequence encodes:
- the lama1 gene encoding laminin subunit alpha-1 — protein sequence MKLLFLLLLMDQTAAQQQRGLFPAILNLASNALISSNATCGEPAPEVYCKLVEHVPGRKIKNPHCPKCDANSILSKERHPIKNAIDGTNQWWQSPSIKNGRQFHWVTITLDLKQIFQVAYIIIKAANSPRPGNWILERSLDGVTFDPWQFYAISDSECLTRYNITPRLGPPTYKSDTEVICTSYYSRLNPLEHGEIHTSLINGRPGADDLTSDLLSFTSARYIRLRLQRIRTLNADLMTLSTRDPRDIDPIVTRRYYYSIKDISVGGMCICYGHAQSCPLDPITKKLQCVCEHNTCGENCNKCCPGYHQKPWQPGTISEGNTCEKCNCHNKAENCFYNQTVSELSLSLNSQGLYQGGGVCIDCQQNTAGINCDACTDGFYRPAEVSPYSDSPCVKCNCDLRGSKSSVCTRDGTQTGMSAGQCECHEGFAGRQCDRCAFGYRDFPQCVRCECNLSGSINTDPCSPCICKVNVMGAHCDLCKPGFYNLQEKNPLGCTDCFCFGVSNVCESSTWSTAQVFQSDALLRPSQFLHTPSLFHSNDLPIQSNISSGHTHQQVLSWTAPDSFLSNKLVSYGGYLNYSVVYDIPLDNEDHSLPIHSDIIIEGNGQVLRFPSLHLFLSPLAERFVAVALVPQQFVDDQTAVQVTRDDLMLVLADITSLRIRVHLNASAEGPIRLRSVSLDVADSASLSGLHAVAVETCECPWGYSGASCEACLSGFFRVGGVLFGGNCLQCECNDHASDCDISGVCLDCNHNTTGPHCNQCLPGFYGNSTEGTEEDCQLCPCPLTVPSNSFSPTCLLEVSGAVACDQCQDGYTGTNCERCASGYYGNPQVVGGTCVRCECNGNVNISEAGHCDTVTGECLHCLGNTGGRHCEICQSGYYGDAVSNKDCQDCGCDVRGALSSVCDVTTGQCSCWENVTGRTCDRCQSGFFGLQSGQSCQACSCNQLGSVSESCNDEGHCQCLEGVGGPKCDHCSHGYYGFHESGCTACNCGHTGGNCNPESGECTCPAHTEGDTCDRCEAGYWGHNPTTGCKPCSCSSAGSSSPQCDITNGQCDCRDAFSGTSCDQCDTGYHGYPTCLACGCDIAGTEEMFCNTTLGLCNCNLTGKCVCKTGVSGQRCEECVSGWFGLSSVNPDGCSQCFCSGLSQDCEEGGGLTRVPITLDHHPALLSLVSQLNLQGIVSGVYQQGGDMLLDTRQLNISRLAGPLYWRLPPQFEGSQLLSYGGLLSYITTFYAEDSLGLSNQEPQVLMRGGTMRKLVIYTDMVAPKNGIRTHHDIRMMEHKWKYFNSVSEKAVSRTDFMYVLSNIQYIIIKASYGNRLQQSRISNITLETAMVLDEGSQVERNVARLIESCICPTGYTGLSCQECAAGYFRQPQSELSLQSQKSLFVRPCVRCRCSNHSKYCDPETGDCQDCQHHTSGRSCGQCARGYYGKVSGSVSDCSKCACPLQENSFSPTCIPDGAAGDFRCTACQTGHEGRYCERCSIGYYGNPSLPSGNCSQCNCSQWGSLHPLCDALTGQCHCKTGVKGQTCDHCDKRHILQAGECVSCDNECTGVLLDDFDTLHNHFLSVNLSGIVMAPYHQLVKLKSKAREIMMDFSANRSAPFHLSKLEDKLNHLTHDLSALLQKVTHMSNHLEEEDMSANKSLSQGALLLGSVCSLQEKIQELQKDVALLNQTTGLELESANQTHLLEGLEFMLETMRAVNLTAAQKVANQELSLSESLVHSVEGEFLSNRSSHQNLTLQCLSVDRQMEESQLLLVDTISLTEELTNTTAQVEVLSTQLNQWRPLLRKQVDSLVGRLKMTDALENVYRAESHAQLLQSHGHSLHSALRLMCNTSQNGSRLVQLDSDITKQIHSAQQLALIANVSASITLNLTVQSEQPLSDEGKATLNISSAVLKESLGIDKTAEGLQQNVSMITNKLGVVRENIYNTTLLLRQPIAELQTLSNNSSILMQQAHFKAKMAHSGLHVVLQQLQTLKEKLQDSSSVVENTNTTVWGTNQLVTHTHTAGLSVQQKLDEAEHRTERLMERIKPLNMLGETLSRNLSDIRELINQARRQAASIKVAVQADRDCVRSYRPQVESSNFNTLSVIMKTSSPDNLLFYLGSNNTVDFLALETHAGKVSMVWDVGSGSTRLELPGIDITNNRWTRINVTRFGAHVTLSVYQLESDGLGLGLTQPLLAVKATSPGSSRVLDINRNTVIHIGGLGAHTQSPAALRTSTFQGCLGEASLNERNIGLWNYDSREGECGGCFSSPQAEETSFHFDGSGFSLVQKSLRATSTSIVLLFKTLSPGGLLLYLASNNTRDFLSMELVGGCVRLTFDLGSGALVLNSNRKYNTGVWYKITLQRNKRKGYLSIMAADQSSEKEVLEAESPGMASDLNRSDQDPIYIGGLPSSRPIRRQVVSRSYIGCIKNVEIARSNFDLLRDAYGVRKGCVLEAVRSVSVLAEGFVQLTPPAFGQETEFLLSFSSKNQSGVLLAAFSDDHSHRKHFLSVHLVSGALEADFGEAGGATRKVTIMKPDGGTFSDGEKHSVIITINRKYGSLILQVDEDHLKSVPLLPGGFPRLSPASFFIGGLPTGGESRLPIRLRHLSRWFRGCIQYLVVDRALVDLSGAVKYEGVELDRCLLKKSVGGVVLPDDQDVEPTSDPARLFVAPPTHLSALTPGVLTCASEVEPSFLPSAVQFGSSKHSHMTFTINPATVRKSVSVKLSVRSRAQDGLILLLSDFKHMDFIILKLMRGRLIMSADLGKGPASITSNLTVNDGEWHKVSVEVSRRLVSVTVDGRSSDSVTIKGNQLDVDNRLYLGGLPHSYTPRRINVSSSIPGCVHSVSLNGAILDLTKPASKHDVTSCFTKDQTGSYFNGSGYAVLMHDGYKVGSDVSVTLEFRTSQSEGVFLGISSAKVDAIGLEMMDGQVVFNVNNGAGRVSVQSIGQVLCDGEWHHLVARKTKHTLRLSVDGQSYTTTNPYPQSTSAETNNPVYLGGFPDGVRQNCLSISSRFRGCLRNLKLIKSHQSDFLDLSSAHFLVGVTPKSCPIA from the exons ATGAAGTTGCTTTTCTTACTACTCCTGATGGatcaaactgcagctcagcagcagagag GACTGTTTCCAGCCATCTTAAACTTGGCCAGCAATGCACTGATCAGCAGTAATGCCACATGTGGAGAACCAGCACCTGAAGTTTACTGCAAACTTGTTGAACATGTTCCAGGACGAAAAATCAAGAACCCGCACTGTCCCAAATGTGATGCCAACTCCATCTTGTCTAAAG AACGTCATCCGATCAAAAACGCCATTGATGGGACAAACCAGTGGTGGCAGAGTCCAAGTATAAAGAATGGACGACAGTTTCATTGGGTTACTATCACACTAGACCTCAAACAG atttttcaaGTCGCTTACATCATCATCAAGGCAGCGAACTCTCCACGTCCAG GTAACTGGATCCTGGAGCGCTCTCTGGATggcgtgacctttgacccctggcAATTTTACGCCATCAGTGATTCTGAGTGTTTGACACGTTACAATATCACACCAAGACTTGGACCGCCAACATACAAGAGTGACACTGAAGTCATCTGTACGTCGTACTACTCGAGACTGAACCCGCTGGAGCATGGAGAG atcCACACCTCTCTCATTAACGGGCGGCCCGGTGCAGATGATTTGACCTCGGACCTTCTCAGCTTCACATCAGCTCGTTATATTCGACTGAGACTTCAGCGAATCAGAACTCTAAATGCTGACCTGATGACACTGAGCACCCGTGATCCACGAGATATTGACCCCATCGTCACCcggagg TATTATTACTCGATTAAAGATATCTCTGTGGGCGGGATGTGCATCTGTTACGGACACGCTCAGAGCTGCCCTCTTGACCCAATTACCAAG aagctgcagtgtgtgtgtgaacacaatACCTGTGGAGAGAACTGTAACAAGTGTTGCCCAGGTTACCACCAGAAGCCATGGCAACCAGGGACTATCTCTGAAGGAAACACCTGTGAAA AGTGTAACTGTCATAACAAGGCCGAGAACTGTTTCTACAACCAGACAGTGTCTGAACTCTCTCTGAGTTTGAACTCCCAAGGCCTTTATCAAGGAGGTGGAGTTTGTATCGACTGTCAGCAAAACACAGCTGGCATCAACTGTGACGCCTGCACAGATGGATTCTACCGACCTGCTGAG gtttcCCCATATTCAGACTCGCCCTGTGTGAAGTGCAACTGTGACCTGAGAGGATCGAAGTCTTCTGTCTGCACCAGAGATGGCACACAGACAG GTATGTCTGCAGGTCAATGTGAGTGTCACGAGGGTTTCGCTGGTCGACAGTGTGATCGTTGTGCATTTGGCTACAGAGATTTCCCTCAGTGTGTTCGCTGTGAGTGTAACCTCTCGGGCAGCATCAACACAGACCCCTGCAGCCCGTGCATCTGCAAG GTGAATGTTATGGGAGCTCACTGTGATCTGTGTAAACCAGGTTTCTACAACCTGCAGGAGAAAAATCCACTTGGCTGCActgactgtttctgttttggtgTGTCTAATGTCTGTGAGAGCTCCACCTGGTCCACAGCTCAG gtCTTTCAGTCTGATGCTTTGCTCCGCCCCTCTCAGTTTCTCCACACTCCATCCCTCTTCCATAGCAACGACCTCCCCATCCAGAGCAACATCTCATCCGGTCACACCCATCAACAAGTTCTGTCATGGACAGCACCCGATAGCTTCCTCAGTAACAAG CTGGTGTCTTATGGAGGGTACCTGAATTATTCAGTGGTCTATGACATCCCATTGGACAACGAAGACCATTCTCTCCCCATCCACTCTGACATTATCATTGAG GGTAATGGCCAAGTTCTTCGCTTCCCATCTcttcatctgtttctctctccactgGCTGAGCGCTTCGTTGCCGTGGCGTTGGTTCCACAACAATTTGTGGATGATCAGACAGCTGTTCAAGTCACCCGTGACGACCTGATGTTGGTGCTTGCTGACATAACATCTCTAAGGATCAGAGTTCACCTGAACGCCTCTGCAGAAGGGCCAATACG TCTCCGGTCAGTATCTCTGGATGTTGCTGACTCGGCCTCATTGTCTGGGCTCCATGCAGTTGCAGTGGAAACATGTGAATGTCCATGGGGCTACAGTGGCGCTTCCTGTGAG GCCTGTCTTTCAGGTTTCTTCAGAGTGGGCGGAGTCTTGTTTGGAGGGAACTGTCTGCAATGTGAGTGTAATGATCATGCATCAGACTGTGACATCAGTGGAGTTTGTTTG GATTGTAACCACAACACCACAGGTCCTCACTGCAATCAATGTCTCCCTGGTTTCTATGGCAATTCCACTGAGGGAACAGAAGAAGACTGCCAGTTGTGTCCATGTCCTCTGACAGTACCATCCAACAG tttCAGTCCCACTTGTCTCCTGGAGGTTTCAGGTGCGGTGGCATGTGACCAGTGTCAGGATGGATACACAGGGACCAACTGTGAGAG GTGTGCCAGTGGTTACTATGGTAACCCTCAGGTGGTGGGTGGGACCTGTGTTCGCTGTGAGTGTAACGGCAATGTCAATATCAGCGAAGCAGGGCACTGCGACACTGTCACTGGGGAGTGTCTGCATTGCCTTGGCAACACAGGTGGAAGACACTGTGAGATCTGTCAGTCTGGGTACTATGGAGACGCTGTGAGCAACAAGGATTGCCAGG ACTGTGGCTGTGATGTCAGAGGGGCCCTCTCCAgtgtctgtgatgtcacaacaggtCAGTGTTCGTGTTGGGAAAACGTGACTGGACGCACCTGCGACCGCTGCCAG TCGGGGTTCTTCGGGCTGCAGAGTGGGCAGAGCTGCCAGGCCTGCAGCTGCAACCAATTAGGATCTGTGTCTGAGTCTTGTAATGATGAGGGCCATTGCCAGTGCTTGGAGGGTGTGGGCGGACCCAAGTGTGACCACTGTAGTCATGGTTACTATGGATTCCATGAGAGTGGTTGTACAG CTTGCAACTGTGGTCACACTGGTGGAAACTGCAACCCCGAGAGTGGGGAGTGTACCTGCCCTGCTCACACAGAAGGGGACACCTGTGACAGGTGTGAGGCAGGTTACTGGGGTCACAACCCAACTACAGGCTGcaag CCTTGTTCATGCAGTTCAGCTGGCAGCTCCAGCCCTCAGTGTGATATAACCAATGGACAGTGTGACTGCAGAGATGCATTCTCTGGGACGTCATGTGATCAGTGTGACActggttaccatggttacccCACATGCTTAGCATGCGGCTGTGATATAGCAGGAACAGAGGAGATGTTCTGCAACACAACACTGGGATTGTGCAACTGTAATCTCactggaaagtgtgtgtgcaag ACAGGTGTGTCGGGTCAGCGTTGTGAGGAGTGTGTCTCTGGTTGGTTCGGTTTGTCATCTGTGAATCCAGATGGCTGCTCTCAGTGTTTCTGTTCAGGACTTAGCCAAGACtgtgaggaggggggaggactCACAAGAGTACCT ATCACCCTAGATCACCATCCTGCTCTCTTATCATTGGTTAGTCAGTTGAACCTGCAAGGTATAGTATCTGGAGTTTACCAGCAGGGTGGCGACATGCTGCTCGATACCCGGCAGCTGAACATTAGTAGACTGGCTGGCCCGCTATATTGGAGACTGCCCCCCCAATTCGAAGGCAGCCAG CTCTTGTCATATGGTGGGTTACTCTCTTACATCACCACTTTCTACGCTGAGGACAGTTTGGGACTGTCCAATCAGGAGCCTCAGGTGCTTATGAGGGGTGGCACTATGAGGAAGCTCGTTATATACACTGACATGGTTGCTCCTAAGAACGGTATCAGGACTCATCATGATATCAGGATGATGGAG CATAAATGGAAGTACTTCAACTCAGTGTCAGAGAAGGCAGTAAGTCGCACTGACTTCATGTATGTCCTCAGTAACATCCAGTACATCATCATTAAGGCTTCGTATGGGAATCGACTGCAGCAGAGCAG GATCTCAAATATCACCCTGGAAACAGCTATGGTGCTAGATGAGGGATCACAGGTTGAACGGAATGTGGCCAGATTGATTGAGTCATGCATCTGTCCAACTGGATACACTGGACTTTCATGTCAG GAGTGTGCTGCAGGTTACTTCCGTCAGCCTCAGTCCGAGTTGTCTCTTCAGAGTCAGAAATCCTTGTTTGTTCGTCCTTGTGTTCGATGCCGCTGCAGCAACCACAGTAAATACTGTGACCCAGAGACTGGAGACTGTCAG gacTGTCAGCATCACACCAGTGGGCGGAGCTGTGGGCAATGTGCCCGAGGGTATTATGGGAAAGTCAGTGGCTCTGTCAGTGACTGTTCGAAATGTGCCTGCCCCCTACAGGAGAACAG CTTCAGTCCAACTTGCATCCCAGACGGAGCAGCGGGTGATTTCCGCTGCACCGCCTGTCAGACGGGACACGAGGGGAGATACTGTGAAAG GTGTTCCATCGGTTACTATGGTAACCCCTCATTACCTAGCGGGAATTGTTCCCAGTGTAACTGCAGTCAGTGGGGGTCCCTCCACCCACTGTGTGATGCACTGACTGGACAGTGTCACTGTAAAactggggtcaaaggtcagacatgTGACCATTGTGACAAGAGACACATTCTGCAGgctggagagtgtgtgt CATGTGACAATGAGTGCACTGGCGTTCTGCTGGACGATTTCGACACATTACACAaccatttcctgtctgtcaacCTGAGTGGCATTGTCATGGCACCCTACCACCAGCTGGTCAAGCTGAAGAGCAAAGCACGAGAGATCATG ATGGATTTTTCAGCAAACCGATCTGCCCCTTTTCATCTGTCCAAACTAGAAGACAAGCTAAATCATTTGACCCATGACCTCAGTGCTTTACTGCAGAAG GTCACACATATGTCCAACCACCTGGAGGAAGAAGACATGTCTGCCAATAAAAGCCTCTCCCAGGGCGCACTGCTTCTTGGGAGTGTCTGCAGTCTTCAGGAAAAAATTcaag AGCTGCAGAAGGACGTGGCGCTTCTGAACCAGACTACAGGTCTGGAGCTTGAATCAGCCAATCAAACTCATCTGCTGGAGGGGTTGGAGTTCATGTTGGAAACTATGAGAGCTGTCAATCTAACAGCTGCTCAAAAAGTAGCCAATCAGGAGCTCAG tCTGTCAGAGTCTCTTGTCCACTCAGTGGAGGGGGAGTTCCTGTCCAACAGG TCAAGCCATCAAAACCTGACTCtacagtgtctgtctgtggacagacagatggaggagagtcagctgctgctggtcGACAccatcagtctgactgaggaaTTAACAAACACCACTGCA CAGGTGGAGGTCCTGTCCACTCAGCTGAATCAGTGGCGCCCCCTCTTGAGGAAACAGGTTGACAGTTTGGTTGGTAGACTGAAGATGACAGACGCTCTAGAGAATGTTTACCGTGCAGAAAGTCATGCCCAGCTGTTGCAGAGCCACGGCCACTCCCTGCACAG CGCTCTGAGGTTGATGTGTAACACGTCCCAGAACGGAAGCAGATTGGTTCAGCTCGACAGCGACATCACAAAGCAAATTCACTCTGCACAGCAACTGGCCTTGATTGCCAATGTCTCCGCTTCCATCACTCTCAACTTG ACAGTCCAATCAGAGCAGCCGCTGTCAGATGAAGGTAAAGCCACACTTAACATCAGTTCTGCTGTCTTAAAGGAAAGTCTGGGAATCGACAAGACAGCCGAAG GCCTACAGCAAAATGTCTCCATGATCACCAATAAACTGGGAGTGGTCAGAGAGAACATCTATAACACCACCCTGCTCCTCCGTCAGCCTATCGCAGAGCTACAGACCCTCTCAAACA attcATCCATATTGATGCAACAGGCACATTTTAAGGCTAAGATGGCACACTCTGGCCTGCACGTGGTGCTGCAGCAACTGCAGACACTCAAAGAGAAGCTGCAGGATTCTTCTTCTGTGGTCGAAAACACCAATACCACAGTGTGGGGGACCAACCAGCTGGTgactcatacacacactgcaggtcTGTCA GTGCAACAAAAGCTTGATGAGGCAGAGCATCGCACAGAACGTCTGATGGAGCGCATCAAGCCACTGAACATGCTGGGAGAAACTCTGAGTAGGAACCTGTCTGACATCAGAGAGCTGATCAACCAAGCTCGAAGACAGGCTGCATCG ATAAAGGTAGCGGTGCAGGCGGACAGAGACTGCGTTCGATCCTACAGACCTCAGGTTGAATCCAGTAACTTTAACACTCTGAGTGTGATAATGAAGACATCCAGTCCAGACAACCTGCTCTTCTACTTGGGCAGCAACAATACG GTGGACTTCCTGGCTCTAGAGACGCATGCTGGGAAAGTGTCCATGGTCTGGGATGTGGGATCAGGTAGCACCAGATTGGAGCTTCCTGGAATAGACATCACTAACAACAGGTGGACCAGAATCAATGTTACTCG GTTTGGGGCCCACGTCACTCTATCTGTCTATCAGCTAGAGTCAGAcgggttaggattagggttaacTCAACCCCTGCTTGCAGTCAAGGCAACATCACCAGGATCATCCCGAGTTTTAGACATCAACAGAAACACTGTGATCCACATCGGAGGACTGGGAGCTCACACTCAG AGCCCTGCAGCACTGAGGACCTCCACCTTCCAGGGCTGCCTGGGTGAAGCATCACTCAATGAGCGAAACATCGGACTGTGGAACTATGATAGCAGAGAGGGGGAGTGTGGAGGCTGTTTCAGCAG TCCCCAGGCAGAGGAAACCTCTTTCCACTTTGATGGATCTGGATTCTCATTGGTCCAGAAATCTCTGCGAGCGACTTCAACCTCCattgtgctgctttttaaaactcTGTCACCAGGCGGATTACTGCTTTATTTGGCTTCCAACAACACT AGAGACTTCCTGTCCATGGAGCTGGTGGGAGGGTGTGTccgtctgacctttgaccttggtTCAGGGGCATTGGTCCTGAATTCCAACAGAAAGTACAATACTGGAGTGTGGTATAAAATCACGCTACAGAGGAATAAACGCAAAG GTTACCTGTCCATCATGGCTGCTGACCAATCTTCAGAAAAGGAGGTGCTGGAGGCAGAGTCTCCTGGGATGGCCTCCGACCTTAACCGCTCTGACCAAGATCCCATCTATATTGGTGGACTTCCATCCTCCCGACCAATCAG GCGACAGGTTGTCTCCAGGTCCTACATCGGCTGCATTAAGAACGTGGAAATTGCACGGTCCAACTTCGACCTGCTGAGAGACGCATATGGAGTCCGAAAAGGCTGTGTCTTAGAG GCGGTGCGGAGTGTGTCAGTGTTGGCCGAAGGCTTCGTTCAGCTTACTCCTCCAGCATTTGGTCAGGAGACAGagtttctcctctccttctcctccaaaaacCAATCAGGCGTCCTGCTGGCAGCCTTCAGTGATGACCACTCCCACAGAAAG CATTTCCTGTCCGTTCACCTGGTCTCAGGTGCATTAGAGGCAGACTTTGGTGAGGCAGGTGGAGCAACTCGGAAAGTGACGATCATGAAACCTGATGGAGGCACCTTCAGTGAcggagagaaacactctgtgatTATCACCATCAACAGGAAGTACGG GTCTCTCATCTTGCAGGTGGATGAGGATCATCTGAAGTCTGTCCCTCTGTTGCCAGGCGGATTCCCTCGCCTGTCTCCAGCTTCCTTCTTCATTGGAGGGCTGCCTACAGGTGGGGAATCCCGTCTACCAATCAGATTACGGCATTTATCCAGATGGTTCAGAGGCTGCATCCAGTACCTGGTGGTGGACAGAGC ACTTGTTGACCTATCAGGAGCTGTGAAGTATGAGGGGGTGGAGCTGGACAGATGCCTATTGAAGAAAAGTGTCGGAGGGGTGGTGCTTCCTGATGACCAAGATGTAGAACCAACTTCTGACCCTGCCCGCCTATTTGTAGCCCCACCTACACACCTCAGTGCCCTCACTCCTGGAGTGCTAACG TGTGCTTCGGAGGTAGAGCCAAGTTTCCTACCATCGGCAGTTCAATTCGGTTCCTCCAAACACAGTCACATGACTTTCACTATCAACCCCGCTACTGTCAGGAAAAG CGTCTCGGTGAAGTTGTCGGTTCGAAGCCGGGCTCAGGATGGGTTGATCCTTCTCCTCTCTGACTTCAAACACATGGACTTCATCATCCTCAAGCTGATGCGTGGGAGACTCATAATGTCAGCTGACCTGGGAAAAGGCCCTGCCTCCATCACCTCAAATTTAACTGTTAATGATGGCGAGTGGCACAAA GTGAGTGTGGAAGTCAGTCGGCGGCTGGTGTCGGTCACGGTGGACGGACGGAGTTCGGACTCTGTGACAATTAAAGGGAACCAGCTGGACGTGGACAATAGACTGTACCTAGGGGGGCTACCTCACTCTTACACCCCAAGAAGGATCAAC GTGAGCAGCAGtattccaggttgtgttcactCTGTCAGTCTGAATGGAGCCATTTTAGATCTGACCAAGCCAGCCTCAAAGcatgatgtcacttcctgtttcaccaAAGACCAGACTGGGAGTTACTTTAATGGCAGTGGCTATGCAGTCTTGA tgcaTGATGGGTATAAAGTTGGCTCAGACGTGTCTGTGACTCTGGAATTTCGAACAAGCCAGTCAGAGGGAGTGTTTCTAGGAATCAGCAGTGCAAAGGTCGATGCCATCGGACTGGAGATGATGGACGGACAG GTGGTGTTTAATGTTAATAATGGGGCAGGGCGTGTGTCGGTGCAATCCATTGGTCAAGTCTTGTGTGATGGAGAGTGGCACCATCTGGTGGCCAGAAAAACCAAACATACCCTGAGACTAAGTGTGGATGGGCAGAGTTATACCACCACAAATCCCTACCCACAATCCACCTCTGCTGAAACCAACAACCCTGTCTACCTGGGAGGTTTTCCAG ACGGGGTGAGACAGAACTGCCTGTCGATCAGCTCCAGGTTCCGAGGTTGTCTGAGGAACCTCAAGCTCATTAAGTCTCACCAGAGTGATTTTCTTGACCTGAGCTCTGCCCACTTCCTGGTGGGTGTCACGCCAAAGTCATGTCCCATTGCCTAA